A genomic stretch from Podospora pseudoanserina strain CBS 124.78 chromosome 3, whole genome shotgun sequence includes:
- a CDS encoding hypothetical protein (COG:S; EggNog:ENOG503NZFC): MQAAGTSGTGMEENGVIEPLPDEEFGREVTSDYDPSDTETTFGSLTSSVTGHVWEYGRRYHAFRYGRYPLPNDDEEYKRESLRHAMLKELLKGKLYLAPIGDNPQKIIDLGTGFGEWAMEMGELFTGAKVTGVDLSPIQPLWVPSNVEFIVDDIEDEWVHDQDYDFAHFRFVNTVLKNNELVLHNILQNLRPGGWVEIQDIYPRISSDDNTLPEDYPPAKFYSLLQGVLKDQYGFDLKVLESLPDRLQRLGYVNVQRKVFHMPLGEWPKDRHLRMLGGCFQEVFLDFVAAMAARPLVEAGFDKADIEELVVGVKNAVGNRRIHAYVPIHFVWAQKPPA, encoded by the exons ATGCAGGCGGCAGGCACTTCTGGTACTGGAATGGAGGAAAACGGGGTCATAGAACCACTGCCTGATGAGGAGTTTGGGAGAGAGGTGACATCAGATTATGACCCAAGCGATACCGAGACCACCTTTGGCTCCCTCACGTCGAGCGTCACGGGTCATGTGTGGGAGTACGGCAGACGATACCATGCTTTTCGATATGGCCGGTACCCCTTAcccaacgacgacgaggagtaCAAGAGAGAGTCTCTACGACATGCCATGCTGAAGGAGCTCCTGAAGGGCAAGCTCTACCTTGCGCCCATCGGAGATAACCCGCAAAAGATCATCGATCTTGGCACGGGGTTTGGAGAATGGGCCATGGAGA TGGGCGAGCTTTTTACCGGTGCCAAAGTTACAGGAGTCGACTTATCGCCGATTCAGCCACTATGGGTTCCCTCTAATGTCGAGTTCATCGTGGATGACATTGAAGACGAGTGGGTGCACGATCAGGATTACGATTTCGCGCACTTTCGGTTCGTCAACACGGTGTTGAAGAACAATGAACTTGTGCTTCACAACATTCTCCA GAATCTCAGGCCGGGCGGCTGGGTGGAAATCCAGGATATTTACCCCCGGATATCGTCAGACGACAACACACTGCCCGAAGACTACCCGCCCGCCAAGTTTTACTCGCTGCTTCAAGGCGTTCTCAAGGACCAGTACGGCTTCGACCTCAAGGTGCTGGAGAGCCTTCCCGACCGCCTACAGCGGCTCGGCTACGTCAACGTGCAGCGGAAGGTATTCCACATGCCGCTGGGTGAATGGCCCAAGGATCGGCATCTCCGAATGCTGGGTGGCTGCTTCCAAGAAGTCTTTCTCGACTTTGTCGCCGCCATGGCGGCCCGTCcgctggtggaggcgggaTTCGACAAGGCCGACATTGAGGAGCTTGTCGTGGGGGTTAAGAACGCCGTGGGAAATAGGCGAATTCACGCATATGTCCCCATCCACTTTGTCTGGGCGCAGAAACCACCAGCATGA
- a CDS encoding hypothetical protein (EggNog:ENOG503NZH4; COG:B; COG:T) — translation MEKEETDDPLRKLIDHGNSFISRYYSHYEESAPILEGCGEPLVELLVRQARLMSMATPDHDLIKRRLDDILSASYNKFYAYLYKDLPPCWRLLYTEAAILKFWVLVFEWARSRQPELIRKRVWDKMEWEDFELNTPARREEVHEIKARFEKQPKGTPSRNLGSAVWHQLMQLSMRTEVGGVHVRRSREVSSRVRERLQEWQRRNEQEDGQQGPEQQQQKREREEELLNDMVKTLDLALILAGGGGKHDEIHGYVALLEKAASLPSNDNSPDKISSKPSESETPRQDPSLGRTRTTSLTQPPTKRARLSLPPPTNPSSTIDGWLPLNASGELVGPVAISDEPPVNTQQQTPIITQKPPNWSSHPSFSPYEPFTPPVTSPIPRLPSPSLTTFQSHLSSPTPQPLILTSLVPSWPALAAHPWSKPSYLLSRTFSGRRLIPVEIGRSYVDEGWSQKILPFSEFLSTYITSPSESKGYLAQHQLFAQLPQLRSDITIPDLCYTSPANRPDGTPELEEPMLNAWFGPPGTITPLHTDPYHNLLVQVVGRKYVRLYPPGADVKRRGEEAGVDMGNTAAFDVGVLEGWDEATGEGGDEEEKEFKRLEYVDCILEPGETLYIPVGWWHYVRGLSVSFSVSFWWN, via the coding sequence atggagaaggaagagactGATGACCCGTTGAGAAAACTGATCGATCATGGCAACAGCTTCATTTCCCGTTATTACTCCCACTATGAGGAATCCGCTCCCATTTTAGAAGGATGCGGAGAGCCTCTCGTCGAGCTACTGGTACGACAGGCTCGGTTGATGAGCATGGCAACACCCGACCACGACCTGATCAAACGACGGTTGGACGACATCCTATCCGCGTCCTACAATAAGTTTTATGCTTACTTGTACAAAGACCTGCCGCCATGTTGGAGGCTGCTGTATACCGAGGCTGCTATCCTCAAGTTCTGGGTTCTGGTGTTTGAGTGGGCGCGGAGTCGGCAGCCGGAACTGATCCGGAAAAGGGTTTGGGACAAAATGGAGTGGGAGGACTTTGAGCTTAACACTCCGGCGCGAAGGGAGGAAGTTCACGAGATCAAGGCACGTTTTGAGAAGCAGCCAAAGGGAACACCATCACGGAACCTGGGTTCGGCAGTGTGGCATCAGCTAATGCAGCTCTCCATGCGGACGGAAGTAGGAGGTGTGCATGTTCGGCGGAGCCGGGAGGTGAGCAGTCGAGTTCGGGAGAGACTGCAGGAATGGCAACGACGGAATGAGCAAGAAGACGGCCAACAGGGGCcagagcaacagcaacaaaaacgGGAGCGAGAGGAGGAACTTCTCAATGATATGGTCAAAACCTTGGATCTTGCCTTGATCCtggccggcggtggaggaaaACATGATGAAATTCACGGTTATGTAGCCTTACTGGAGAAGGCGGCATCCCTGCCCAGCAACGACAACAGTCCGGACAAAATCAGCTCCAAACCATCAGAAAGCGAAACCCCTAGGCAGGACCCTTCCCTGGGACGCACACGCACAACATCActcacccaaccaccaaccaaacgAGCAAGGCTatcactcccccctcccaccaacccctcatcaacaatcGATGGCTGGCTCCCTCTCAACGCCTCAGGAGAGCTCGTCGGCCCCGTCGCCATTTCTGATGAACCTCCTGTCAacacccaacaacaaacacccaTCATAACCCAAAAACCACCCAACTggtcctcccacccctccttctccccttaCGAACCCTTCACCCCCCCAGTaacctcccccatcccccgcctcccctccccctccctcacaaccttccaatcccacctctcctcccccaccccccaacccctaaTCCTCACCAGCCTCGTCCCCAGCTGGCCAGCTCTAGCCGCCCACCCCTGGTCCAAACCCtcctacctcctctcccgcacCTTCTCCGGCCGCCGCCTCATCCCCGTCGAGATCGGCCGCTCCTACGTCGACGAAGGCTGGTCGCAGAAAATCCTCCCATTCTCCGAGTTCCTATCCACTTACATAACTTCCCCTTCCGAGTCCAAAGGCTATCTCGCCCAACACCAACTCTTcgcccaactcccccaactccgcagcgacatcaccatccctGACTTGTGCTACACCTCCCCGGCGAACCGTCCCGACGGAACACCGGAGCTGGAAGAACCAATGCTGAACGCCTGGTTTGGCCCTCCAGGGACGATTACCCCTTTACATACAGATCCGTACCATAACCTTTTGGTGCAGGTTGTGGGCAGGAAGTACGTGAGGCTGTACCCCCCTGGGGCGGACGTCAAGAGACGAGGGGAGGAAGCGGGGGTTGACATGGGGAACACGGCTGCTTTTGATGTGGGTGTGCTTGAAGGGTGGGATGAGGCGAccggagaggggggggatgaagaggaaaaagagtTCAAGAGGCTGGAATATGTCGACTGCATACTCGAGCCCGGGGAGACGTTGTACATACCCGTGGGGTGGTGGCATTATGTGAGGGGGCTGAGCGTGAGTTTCAGTGTAAGCTTTTGGTGGAATTAA
- the hsp10 gene encoding mitochondrial heat shock protein Hsp10 (EggNog:ENOG503P5D4; COG:O; BUSCO:EOG09265H9T): MATSLRSIKSLVPLLDRVLVQRVKAEAKTAGGIFLPETAVKELNEAKVLAVGPGGLDKDGKRVPMGCAAGDRVLIPQYGGSPVKVGDEEYHLFRDSEILAKINEQNNA; encoded by the exons ATG gccacctccctccgctcGATCAAGTCcctcgtccccctcctcgaccgtGTCCTCGTGCAGCGCGTcaaggccgaggccaagacTGCCGGGGGCATCTTTCTTCCTGAGACGGCAGTCAAGGAGCTCAACGAGGCCAAGGTTTTGGCTGTTGGGCCGGGCGGGCTCgacaaggatgggaagagggtgccTATGGGGTGTGCGGCTGGAGATAGGGTTTTGATCCCTCAG TATGGCGGTTCTCCTGTCaaggttggggatgaggagtaTCACCTTTTCAGGGATAGCGAGATTTTGGCAAAGATTAATGAGCAGAATAATGCTTAA